A genomic window from Chitinophagaceae bacterium includes:
- a CDS encoding RagB/SusD family nutrient uptake outer membrane protein: MKNLTKSKKHKMNIIHSTAYHSFHAIKKSMHVASMVAVILFFNSCKDTLDLQPAQDLTNATSLSNDAGVKQVLVGAYDELSQDDLFGGNILRNSELYAGEGELVFVGTFEAPREIFNRQILVANSDVEAFWSDAYNCINICNNVLSALSVVNEEDRAQVEGEAKCLRGWMYFELARYFGQQYEVGQVNSQLAVPIVLAPTIVIDETSTPSRNTVEECYAQAISDLVEAESLLPESNNVYADKFVAAAVLARIYLQKGDYENARDAADRVISSGKYSLIPAYKDVFNLSEDSKESVFSIQISEQDGNNSMNEFFANATNGGRRDILIEDAHLALYPEGDDRKALFYTSSGDYLSGKWKNQYANIAVIRLAEMYLVRAESNQRLGTSTGGNPLDDYNRVHVRAALAAASTVALDDILLERRLELAHEGFKYHDVKRLHLVVGTMPYNDNKMVFPIPQRELDVNKNLVQNPGY; encoded by the coding sequence ATGAAAAATCTTACAAAAAGTAAAAAACATAAAATGAATATCATCCATTCCACCGCCTATCATTCATTTCATGCAATAAAAAAATCCATGCATGTTGCATCCATGGTGGCAGTAATTTTATTTTTTAATAGTTGCAAGGATACGCTTGATCTTCAACCTGCCCAGGACCTCACTAACGCAACATCGCTCAGCAATGATGCAGGCGTGAAACAGGTTTTAGTCGGTGCGTATGATGAGTTGTCGCAGGACGACTTATTCGGAGGTAACATTCTTAGAAATTCCGAACTCTATGCGGGAGAAGGAGAATTGGTTTTTGTAGGAACCTTTGAGGCGCCACGTGAAATTTTTAACCGCCAGATACTGGTCGCCAATTCTGATGTGGAAGCATTTTGGTCAGATGCCTATAATTGCATTAATATCTGCAACAATGTACTTTCTGCTCTGTCAGTAGTTAACGAAGAAGATCGCGCGCAGGTAGAAGGCGAGGCAAAATGCCTTCGTGGCTGGATGTATTTTGAACTGGCGAGGTATTTCGGACAACAATATGAAGTGGGCCAGGTAAACAGTCAGTTGGCAGTGCCGATTGTGCTTGCACCAACTATCGTGATTGATGAAACTTCTACACCTTCAAGAAATACGGTGGAAGAATGCTATGCGCAGGCAATCAGCGATCTTGTAGAAGCTGAAAGTCTGCTACCGGAAAGTAACAATGTATATGCTGATAAATTTGTAGCTGCAGCGGTGTTGGCAAGAATCTATCTGCAAAAAGGTGATTATGAAAATGCACGCGATGCCGCGGATCGTGTAATTTCATCTGGAAAATATAGCCTGATTCCAGCGTATAAGGATGTATTTAACCTATCGGAAGATTCCAAGGAATCTGTCTTCTCTATTCAGATCTCTGAACAGGATGGCAATAATTCGATGAATGAATTTTTTGCCAATGCTACCAACGGTGGCCGTCGTGATATTTTGATTGAAGACGCACACCTCGCTTTGTATCCTGAAGGTGATGATAGAAAAGCACTCTTCTATACCAGTTCCGGTGATTATCTTTCCGGCAAATGGAAAAATCAATACGCGAATATCGCTGTCATCCGCCTCGCGGAAATGTACCTCGTTCGTGCCGAAAGCAATCAGCGCCTCGGCACTTCAACCGGTGGAAATCCCCTGGATGATTACAACAGAGTACACGTAAGGGCAGCACTTGCCGCTGCTTCCACCGTTGCTCTCGATGATATTTTGCTGGAAAGAAGACTTGAACTTGCACACGAAGGATTCAAATATCACGATGTAAAACGGTTGCACCTGGTAGTAGGAACCATGCCTTACAACGATAATAAAATGGTGTTTCCCATTCCGCAACGTGAATTGGATGTAAATAAAAATCTCGTACAGAATCCGGGTTATTAA
- a CDS encoding iron-sulfur cluster assembly accessory protein: MITVSEKAKTKVEALTHEAGLDPDYFVRVSVVGGGCSGLSYKMDFDNESKKDDQVFEDKGLKLVCDLKSFLYLCGTELDFSDGLNGKGFHFVNPNATRTCGCGESFAV; encoded by the coding sequence AAAACTAAAGTAGAGGCACTGACCCACGAGGCAGGGCTTGACCCTGATTATTTTGTGCGTGTGTCTGTAGTGGGCGGTGGTTGTTCCGGTCTTTCCTACAAAATGGATTTTGACAATGAGTCGAAGAAAGACGACCAGGTATTTGAAGACAAAGGATTGAAACTCGTATGCGATCTTAAGAGTTTTCTTTACCTGTGCGGAACGGAGCTTGATTTTTCTGACGGGCTCAATGGCAAAGGATTTCACTTTGTGAATCCGAATGCAACGAGGACGTGTGGGTGTGGGGAAAGTTTCGCAGTGTGA
- a CDS encoding S9 family peptidase has product MRHVIFIFLVSIASSICSAQPSKNPITIADADSIHDVTEPAISPDGKWVAYTVSSTNFEEDDFTTDIWMTSWDGKTTLQLTYTKEESESTPRWSADNNYLAFLSSRSDTDEISQLWLLNRNGGEAKKATSFKGGVEEYAWSPDGKKIALIVNITDTTEYIEGTETPVPIVIDRFYFKEDYSGYLTTSRKHLYVMDAITGDTSRIVAGDFEEQLPSWSPDGKQIAFISKRAREDWDRDDNYDVYVVDARPNATPRQLTTNPGNDNDPSYEAAPSWSPDGKYIAYTAGGPLKLIYYATQRLAIVPVAGGAAKILTASYDRNIWNPQWSPDSKEIYFIAEDDQNLDLDKISVEGGEIKKVMTGRHTVYDYELLGANKIALQYTTPMIPQEIFVQDENGFRKLSRQNDGWLSRHQLATTKEFQSKSKDGTMISGFMVLPADYVAGKKYPAILQIHGGPTSQNQNEWAFDWQLYASWGYVTVSMNPRGSTTKGEKFATAIFAAWGSVDIEDDLSGVDYLVKNGIANPDKLAVEGWSYGGIATDYTITRDQRFKCAISGAGIGNALAGYGTDMYIREYEAELGTPWANFDNYVKNSMPFLHADKIKTPTLFMCGAKDFNVPLLNSEQMYQALKSLGVETQLIIYPDQNHGLSIPSYLRDRYERRKDWFDGHLKN; this is encoded by the coding sequence ATGCGCCACGTCATTTTCATTTTTCTTGTTTCAATTGCTTCCAGTATATGCTCTGCACAACCATCAAAAAACCCCATCACTATCGCAGACGCAGACAGTATTCATGATGTCACTGAACCTGCTATTTCTCCTGATGGAAAATGGGTGGCTTATACTGTCTCTTCCACCAACTTTGAAGAAGATGATTTCACCACCGACATATGGATGACTAGTTGGGATGGAAAAACAACGCTGCAACTCACCTATACAAAAGAAGAAAGTGAATCCACACCACGCTGGAGTGCTGATAATAATTACCTCGCATTTCTTTCTTCAAGATCAGATACCGACGAAATCAGCCAACTCTGGTTGTTGAATCGCAATGGTGGAGAAGCAAAAAAAGCAACTTCTTTTAAAGGTGGCGTTGAAGAGTATGCCTGGAGCCCTGATGGAAAAAAAATTGCGCTGATCGTTAACATAACCGACACTACTGAATACATCGAAGGTACAGAAACACCTGTGCCAATTGTGATTGATCGTTTTTATTTCAAGGAAGATTATTCCGGTTACCTCACTACTTCCCGCAAACATTTGTATGTGATGGATGCAATCACCGGCGACACTTCAAGAATTGTAGCCGGCGATTTTGAAGAACAACTTCCCTCCTGGAGTCCTGATGGAAAACAAATTGCTTTTATCAGCAAACGCGCACGTGAAGATTGGGACCGCGACGACAACTATGATGTATATGTTGTTGACGCCAGGCCAAACGCCACGCCCCGGCAACTCACCACGAATCCCGGCAATGATAATGATCCGTCTTATGAAGCAGCACCATCGTGGAGTCCGGATGGAAAATACATTGCTTACACAGCAGGTGGTCCGTTAAAATTGATTTACTATGCCACACAACGTTTAGCGATCGTGCCTGTAGCAGGTGGTGCTGCGAAAATTCTTACAGCATCATACGATCGTAATATTTGGAATCCGCAATGGTCGCCGGACAGCAAAGAAATTTATTTCATCGCGGAAGACGACCAGAACCTTGACCTGGATAAAATTTCTGTTGAGGGTGGAGAAATTAAAAAAGTAATGACCGGCCGCCATACAGTTTACGATTATGAATTACTTGGGGCCAATAAAATTGCCCTTCAATACACCACGCCAATGATTCCACAGGAAATTTTTGTGCAGGATGAAAATGGATTCAGAAAACTCTCTCGCCAGAATGATGGCTGGCTTTCACGACATCAATTGGCAACCACCAAAGAATTTCAATCGAAAAGTAAAGATGGCACCATGATCAGTGGCTTTATGGTATTGCCGGCTGATTATGTAGCAGGAAAAAAATATCCGGCTATTCTTCAGATACATGGCGGACCTACCAGTCAGAATCAGAATGAGTGGGCATTCGACTGGCAACTATATGCTTCCTGGGGTTATGTAACCGTTTCCATGAATCCACGTGGCAGTACTACCAAAGGCGAAAAATTTGCTACCGCGATATTTGCTGCATGGGGTTCAGTAGACATTGAAGATGATTTATCAGGTGTTGATTATCTCGTGAAAAACGGGATTGCCAATCCGGATAAATTAGCAGTGGAAGGATGGAGTTATGGTGGCATTGCGACGGACTACACCATTACACGCGATCAGCGATTTAAATGTGCGATCAGCGGAGCCGGCATCGGCAATGCACTCGCAGGTTACGGCACCGACATGTACATCCGGGAGTACGAAGCAGAATTGGGAACTCCCTGGGCAAACTTTGATAATTACGTCAAAAATTCAATGCCTTTCCTTCACGCCGATAAAATAAAAACACCCACACTTTTTATGTGCGGCGCAAAAGACTTTAATGTTCCCTTGCTCAATTCAGAACAGATGTACCAGGCATTAAAAAGTCTTGGTGTTGAAACACAACTCATCATCTATCCCGATCAAAACCACGGCCTCAGCATCCCAAGCTACCTTCGTGATCGTTATGAGAGGAGGAAAGATTGGTTTGATGGGCATTTGAAAAACTAA